The following are encoded together in the Primulina tabacum isolate GXHZ01 chromosome 18, ASM2559414v2, whole genome shotgun sequence genome:
- the LOC142532791 gene encoding F-box protein 7-like has product MTSDTVANLAAELELASQSRAARLFVTQRPWLDLYGINVRPVAPVGSVSRKPYVDLALIHTCLPDELLFEIFSRMTPYTLGRAACVCRKWRYTIRIPVFWRRACLKAWQVNGLTENYKILHSKYDGSWKKMWLLRPRLRTDGLYVSRNTYIRAGIAEWKISNPVHIVCYYRYLRFYPSGRFLYKNSSQKVKDVVKCMNFRATKTDCVFSGQYTLAEDKVEAALLYPGLRPTVLRMRLRLRGTTVGANNRMDLLSLVTCGVNDAEASGPDEAILGVVEGWEEDETHNLDVPAISHRRGLTPFVFVPFDEVGTSVLNLPVDKMDYFVPG; this is encoded by the exons ATGACTTCAG ATACCGTGGCAAACCTTGCGGCTGAGCTTGAATTAGCTTCGCAATCGAGGGCTGCTAGATTATTCGTAACGCAAAGGCCATGGCTTG ATCTTTATGGGATTAATGTCAGACCCGTCGCTCCGGTTGGGAGCGTCAGTAGAAAACCATACGTTGATCTAGCACTTATACACACGTGCTTGCCTGATGAGTTGCTTTTCGAG ATCTTTTCAAGAATGACTCCATATACCCTAGGGAGGGCAGCTTGTGTTTGCCGAAAATGGAGATATACAATACGTATCCCTGTGTTTTGGCGCAGGGCATGTCTAAAAGCTTGGCAG GTCAATGGACTCACAGAAAATTATAAGATTCTTCATTCTAAGTATGATGGTTCGTGGAAGAAAATGTGGCTCTTAAGGCCAAGACTTCGAACCGATG GTCTTTATGTCAGTCGGAATACCTATATTCGTGCTGGAATTGCAGAGTGGAAGATCAGCAATCCAGTTCATATT GTGTGCTATTATCGGTACTTGAGATTCTATCCTTCTGGAAGGTTTCTCTATAAG AATTCGTCACAAAAAGTAAAAGATGTGGTGAAATgcatgaattttcgggccacAAAAACTGATTGTGTTTTTAGTGGGCAGTACACACTTGCCGAAGACAAG GTTGAAGCTGCCCTTTTATATCCTGGCTTGCGACCAACTGTGCTAAGAATGCGCTTGAG GTTGAGGGGTACAACTGTAGGTGCTAACAATAGAATGGATCTTCTTTCACTCGTTACCtgtggtgtgaatgatgcagaggCCAGCGGGCCTGATGAGGCGATTCTTGGAGTAGTTGAAGGATGGGAAGAAGATGAAACACATAATCTTGATGTTCCAGCAATTTCACATAGAAGGGGTTTAACTCCTTTCGTCTTCGTACCATTTGATGAA GTTGGGACATCAGTATTGAATCTGCCTGTGGACAAGATGGATTATTTTGTACCTGGTTGA
- the LOC142532792 gene encoding acetyltransferase At1g77540, with protein MEKERESHENGENSIVWNEKERKFETRDREAYIQYDLRGGGGGKVMDLVHTYVPPSKRGLGLAAHLCVAAFSHAQAQSLSVIPTCSYVSDTFLPRNPAWNSMVYKEDVKSNM; from the exons ATggaaaaagaaagagaaagtcATGAAAATGGTGAGAATAGCATCGTGTGGAATGAGAAAGAGAGGAAATTCGAGACGCGAGACAGAGAAGCTTACATCCAGTACGATTTGAGAGGAGGCGGCGGCGGCAAAGTGATGGACTTAGTTCACACATATGTGCCGCCGAGCAAGAGGGGCTTGGGACTAGCTGCTCACCTTTGCGTCGCCGCCTTCTCTCACGCGCAGGCGCAATCTTTATCCGTCATACCGACTTGCTCCTACGTCTCT GATACATTTCTTCCGCGGAACCCAGCTTGGAATTCCATGGTGTACAAGGAAGATGTCAAATCTAACATGTGA
- the LOC142533795 gene encoding LOW QUALITY PROTEIN: uncharacterized protein LOC142533795 (The sequence of the model RefSeq protein was modified relative to this genomic sequence to represent the inferred CDS: deleted 1 base in 1 codon) has translation MYDNIGPQTGVPRPPNTQPNPFGNTFYGASSGFIRGGLGAYGEKILGSSSEYVQSNISRYFSDPQYYFQVNDQYVKNKLKIVLFPFLHRGHWTRITEPVGGRLSYKPPIYDINAPDLYIPLMAFGTYVVLSGLSLGLHGKFSPEAVNWLFAKGVVGWTFQVALLKMTLFSLGSGEAPLLDIVAYAGYTFTGLSLAILGKIFWRYTYYFMLPWTCLCMGIFLVKTMKRVLFAEVRTYDSSRNHYLLLFIALAQFPLLIWLGNISLNWLF, from the exons ATGTATGATAATATTGGACCACAGACTGGGGTGCCTAGGCCACCTAACACGCAGCCAAATCCTTTTGGGAATACGTTCTATGGTGCGAGTTCAGGATTCATTAGAGGTGGATTGGGTGCTTATGGAGAGAAAATTTTAGGATCTAGCTCCGAATATGTGCAAAGCAAT ATTAGCAGGTATTTTTCCGACCCTCAATACTATTTCCAAGTCAATGATCAATATGTGAAGaacaaattgaagattgttCTTTTCCCATTCCTGCACAGG GGCCATTGGACAAGAATTACAGAGCCTGTTGGTGGAAGGCTATCCTATAAACCTCCAATCTATGATATCAATGCCCCA GACTTATATATTCCGTTGATGGCATTTGGAACCTATGTTGTTCTTTCTGGTTTATCATTAGGTCTTCATGGAAA GTTTAGCCCCGAAGCTGTAAACTGGCTTTTTGCCAAGGGAGTTGTAGGCTGGACTTTTCAAGTAGCCCTTCTAAAAATGACACTGTTCTCATTGGGTAGTGGTGAGGCACCATTACTCGATATTGTGGCTTATGCTGGATACACTTTTACTGGACTGTCTCTAGCTATCTTGGGAAAAATCTTTTGGAGATACACATACTACTTCATGTTGCCATGGACGTGTTTGTGCATGGGAATTTTCTTGGTGAAGACTATGAAGAGGGTTCTTTTTGCTGAAGTGAGGACTTATGATTCGAGCAGGAATCATTATCTTCTGCTCTTCATTGCCTTGGCACAATTTCCACTACTCATTTGGCTGGGAAACATTAGTCTTAATTGGCTTTTTTGA
- the LOC142533844 gene encoding metal transporter Nramp7.2-like yields the protein MVNLQKEEPQSGGRNSHGLVVSVVETQPAGGVSSGRKHFDVEEEYHLGRKPGWRNFLLYVGPGFLVSLAYLDPGNLETDLQAGANHGYELLWVVLIGLIFALIIQSLAANLGVTTGKHLSELCKLEYPTLVRYCLWLLAEVAVIAADIPEVIGTAFALNILFHIPLSVGVLCTGCSTLLLIGLQRYGVRKLELLIATLVFVMAACFFGELSYVKPPAADVMKGMLVPKLKGQGATGDAIALLGALVMPHNLFLHSALVLSREKPNSVRGINDACRYFLMESGFALFIAFLINVAIISVSGTVCSADDLSQDNTDICQDLTLDSASFLLKNVLGKSSSTVYAMALLASGQSSTITGTYAGQFIMQGFLDLKMRKWLRNLVTRCIAITPSLIVSIVGGSQAAGRLIIIASMILSFELPFALIPLLKFSSTSTKMGPHKNSIYIIVISWILGLGIIGINIYYLSTAFVGWIIHNSLPKVGNVLIGIVVFPLMAIYIISVIYLMFRKDKVLTFIEPSKFDPVTQTQMQVDGGHLSASGRVEMQQIPFRDDLADIPLPR from the exons ATGGTAAACTTGCAAAAAGAAGAGCCGCAAAGTGGTGGGAGGAACAGCCACGGCCTTGTGGTCTCTGTGGTGGAGACACAGCCCGCAGGTGGCGTGAGCTCCGGCAGAAAACATTTTGATGTTGAAGAAGAATACCATCTGGGACGG AAACCAGGATGGAGAAACTTCTTGTTATATGTTGGCCCAGGTTTCTTGGTTTCTCTAGCTTACCTCGATCCCGGAAACT TGGAAACTGATTTACAAGCAGGAGCAAACCATGGATATGAA TTACTATGGGTGGTCCTTATCGGATTGATTTTCGCTCTCATAATTCAATCTCTTGCTGCAAATCTTGGAGTTACCACGG GTAAACATTTGTCTGAGTTATGCAAACTGGAGTACCCGACACTAGTGAGATATTGTTTATGGCTCTTGGCTGAGGTTGCCGTCATAGCTGCAGACATTCCCGAAG TGATTGGAACGGCATTTGCTCTGAACATATTGTTTCACATCCCACTTTCGGTTGGGGTGCTGTGCACCGGCTGCAGCACGCTGCTCCTGATCGGACTCCAAAGATATGGG GTGAGAAAGCTGGAACTTTTAATAGCAACGTTAGTATTCGTGATGGCTGCTTGTTTTTTCGGGGAATTGAGTTATGTTAAGCCTCCCGCAGCTGATGTGATGAAAGGAATGCTTGTACCTAAGCTTAAAGGCCAAGGTGCTACTGGCGATGCTATTGCGCTGCTTGGGGCTCTGGTCATGCC GCATAATCTTTTCCTTCATTCTGCACTTGTTCTCTCAAGAGAGAAACCCAACTCAGTCCGAGGCATCAAT GATGCATGTCGATACTTTTTGATGGAGAGTGGATTTGCACTCTTTATAGCCTTTCTGATCAACGTCGCAATCATTTCTGTATCTGGCACGGTTTGCTCAGCCGATGACCTCTCTCAGGATAATACAGATATTTGTCAGGATTTAACTCTCGATTCTGCTTCATTCTTGCTCAAG AATGTTTTGGGCAAATCAAGTTCAACAGTGTATGCAATGGCATTGCTTGCATCCGGTCAAAGTTCTACCATCACAGGCACTTATGCGGGACAATTCATCATGCAG GGTTTCTTAGATCTCAAGATGAGAAAATGGCTTAGAAATTTGGTGACGAGGTGCATTGCTATAACACCCAGTCTAATTGTTTCAATTGTTGGAGGATCTCAAGCAGCTGGCCGATTAATCATCATCGCATCG ATGATACTATCTTTTGAACTTCCGTTCGCTCTCATCCCGCTTCTTAAATTTAGCAGCACATCCACCAAGATGGGACCTCACAAGAATTCGATTTAT ATTATCGTGATATCATGGATACTGGGGCTCGGAATCATAGGCATCAACATCTACTATCTAAGCACAGCATTTGTAGGTTGGATCATCCACAATAGTTTGCCCAAAGTAGGGAATGTGTTGATCGGAATCGTAGTATTTCCGCTCATGGCGATCTATATAATATCGGTGATCTATCTGATGTTCCGAAAAGACAAGGTCTTGACGTTCATCGAGCCGTCGAAGTTTGACCCTGTGACCCAAACCCAAATGCAAGTGGACGGTGGACACTTGAGCGCTAGTGGAAGAGTTGAGATGCAACAAATTCCATTTAGAGATGACCTTGCGGATATCCCATTACCCCGATGA